Below is a genomic region from Saccopteryx bilineata isolate mSacBil1 chromosome 8, mSacBil1_pri_phased_curated, whole genome shotgun sequence.
TCACCTCCCCGTTCACTCCCAGCTTTCTCACCTCGTTCCCGGCTCAAGCTGCTCCTGGAAAAAAATGACAGGCACATGATCTCTTATCTGTACTGCCCAAGTGCTCTCTCCTTTAAATACCCAACATACTGAGTAACCGTCAGGCCTTGTTCTATGCCCCAATCTCAGGCAGGGCCTCTGAGCATTACAGGTATGTGTGAGGATTCCTATGGCAACAACCCAAACCCAACCATGGTACCTTCCTTTGTGTGAAAAACAGACACCCAAGAAACCTCACCTCTGGGTCACACGTCTATTTTCTGTGCTTTCTGTAgatactgcttgttgaagggctGAGAAACGATTCAAAGTACTAGTAGCTGGACGAGCAGCTTCTGATGCTTCAGGGGACAGAAAACAAAGTCTAAGATCTATTTTTTTACATTCTATCACCTACTTACCAGTTTAGGACACTTGGTCTTAGTTACAACACTAACACAGTTCAGTCACTAGTCCCACCAAGTAGCCCTGTATTACCTAATCACTGTTGTACCAAAGGCCTCCCACATAGACAAGACGACAAGCCTCCACCCTCAAGAAAGctcattaaaaaatacacagCTTTATAGTGGCCTCCATACCTGCGTCAGAGGGCTTGGCTCCTGAGCCTCCACTGCTACCCTTGCCCCAGCTCAATCGCCCTCCAGGTGCAAAGAGCTGGTTGTTAGAATCAATGGAGCCAGgctaaggaaagaaaaggagtggAGAGTCATGGGTCTAATCTGGCCAAAGCCTcagccacacacagaaacaaacagcCACAACCGGGGGACAAGGCAAACCTCTCCTGTAAAGggctagatagtaaatattttaggctttgaagTCACAATTTGTATTTCAACTATTCAACACTGCTACTGTCATATGAGAGGAGTCTCAGAGGATAAAGAAAATGAGTGTGGTTGAGTTCCAATAAAACTATGGACCCTGAAACTTAAAATTCACAACACATAATAGCATTTGCTTTTTTTCAACTATTAGAAAGTGTAgcgccagaccaggcggtggcacagtggatagagcatcggactggcatatggaggacccaggttcgagaacccgagatcaccagcttgagcctcaTCTGGTTCGAACAAGGCTcaccacaaggtcgctggctcgagcaaggggtcactcagtctgctgtagcccctggtcaaggcacatatgagaaatcaatcaatgaacaactaaggagccacaacgaagaattgatggtttctcatctctctcccttcctgtctgtctgtccctatccctctctgtctctgccacaaaaaaaaaaaaaaaaaaaaaaaaagtgtagcctAGTCTGTggaggcacagaggatagagcatcaacttggaacgctgagatcagccggttcaaaaccctaggcttgcccagtgaaggcacatgcaacaagcccacaatgaacaactaaaggaaagCAAATATGAGttagttgacacttcctgctccctaccccctcttctctctgtaaaagcaataaataaaaaaataaaaaataaaaataaaaaggccctggccagttggttgtaggttcaatccccaatcaggatGTATAGGAAGAGACCAATGAATGTAggcagaactaagtggaacaaatgagtgctcctgtctctctctccccctcccttcttctctatctaaaaacaatcagaaaagatATAAAATCCATTCTTAGCCTGAGGGtgtacaaaacaaaaaatgggccTAATTTGATGTGCATGTGAGTTTACTGACCACAAAGTGGCCCAAAACAATGTGATCACACCCCTTACTGTTGACAGTCCTGTTTTGAGCAATCGAAGCAATTAGTCTAAGAGGAAAATTTTAGCTGTCACTTTCCAAACTTCAGAGAATGAGGGGACTAAGACCCAAATTTGTATCTAATGCCTACTTTGACCACTCCTTACCCTCTTGTTACTAGTATCACCCCCTCCAACATAGATACCCCTACCTTTGTGATCTTGCTGAGTCGTGAGGTGTCAATAGGGCGGCTGCCCTTACTGATGGGGACTGTGTTCCAGCCACCACCATCATCTACAAGTGGAAGGCCACGGCCTGGAACAATAAGGAGAGCATACTGAAACAGGAAGGCCTAACAGCCCAATCCCCTTGGGCTGGGCCCAGCTCACTTCCTCAGATCCTCATTTCCATCATGGGGTCTCAGTGGCCCAGACACGTGGCACTAACAAGAAGTCATCAGTGGAAAGCACAACCCCTCACAATGCCCCATCAATCCCGCATCAAACTCACTGATAGGTGGGCCTGGAGGGCCACCTCGACGCTTGTCACTGCCCTTGGCCATTAGCTGTTGCACTTTTATGTGTTCCCGATGCTCTTCCATCTCTGCCTCCTTGTGGATCTGGTCAATGGTTTTAGGACCCTGATCCCCTCGGCGTGGCACCCAATTGCTCTGTAAGGACAGGAAGCCGGTAACAAGATGACATCAAGAGGACAAAGCAGTGTCAGCAACTGGGAGCTCtggcagaagaaacagaaaggaggAACACATACCCGTCGCAGATCGAGCACATCTTGCAGCATAAAGCGAATTCGGGATGAAGTCTtcttttccttaattattttttccatctggTTGAAATACTGATCCATTCGGGGCTAGAAAGAAGCAAAAGGATCAGACCAGGAACTTTACTTCCTCACTTCCAGCTATAGGCCCTCAGCTCCACCACTGTGGTTCGGTGGCCCAGACATGACATTCCAACAGGGAGTCTGTCAGTGGAAAGCAGGCCCCAGGTACTTCAGCCTGTCCCGTCCACATCTCAGGACCCATACCTTGGCTTTTTCAAAGTCCAAGTCTTTGCCAATGGTGGTGAGCAGACGGCAAAGGCATTCAAGGGACTCTTCATCATGGTTCTTAAGTAGTTTAACCACACAGTCATGCATTATTGCCTCTGTTAACATCTTCAGCTTGAACAACTCCCCAATAAACTTGATATTCCCTAATGAGCGCCGCCGGGCTATGTCTCGAGCTTCTTCCAGCTCTTCCTTCAGGCGTCCCCGTTCCTCTGCCTGGTAATCATGGGACAGGGATCACATCAAAAAGatagccagcctgacctgtggtggcgtagtggataaagcgtcgacctggaatgctgaggtcaccggttcgaaaccctgggcttgccccgtcaaggcacatacgagaagcaactatgagttgatgcctcctgctcctcctcccacccctttctctctctcctctctgtaaaatcaataaataatatgttaaaagaaaaaaaagaatagccagCCACATGGGTAAATAAAAAACCCTGTCctcgccctggctggatagcttgattggttagagcatccttccaaagcacagaggttgctggttcaatccctggtcagggcacatacaggagtggatcaatgtttctctctcctctctcttctccccctttctctctcattaaaatcaatgttaaaaaaaaaattaataaaataaaaaatatataataaaagccTCTCCTCCATTATCTGGATTTCTATACCCAGCAACAAGCACTCATGTCCTCGGACAGAAAAACCCCTAAACCACTAATCCCACCCCCAATTCTACAGCTAAGCAGCATCCTAGATGAGCAGGGAAGTTGGTGGGTTTTCTCTCACCGTAGCAGCTTCATCCATctccttttgctttttctcaaaaACCTCATCGTCATCTTTGTCTTTTTCAAACTCTTTCTGACATCGATTCAGCAACAGTTTTCTAAAGTTTACAGTCACTGTTGGTTTTTCTGTAGTGGGCACTTTCAGCTGTATGTCAAAGAGAATGTCACATTCAGATTAGTCCAGTACAGGGAAGACTTCCCAGAGTCTTTACCTAACCAAGAAGACCTCTGCCTCCTCCCGGCTGCCATCAACCTATGCCATAGGCTAAAGGAGAACCAAGAAGGTAGACTCAAGAAGTGGGAGGCCAAACCATAAGATTTAGGAAAGTTGCAACTAACCGTCATGAGGCAGCGGCACATGTTGGCATAGGCCACAGAGAAGTTGGGCTCTGAAATGGCCTTCTCAAAGATGAGGTCAATGACCCCTTTCAGGCGTTCCTCAGTGTCAATGGCCAGCTGCGTCACCTGCTTCATCAGCTGCTGGAACATCTGGGGTGTCAGCTTATTCAGAATGGAGCGCACCCTACGGAACAGATCCTGGtagggaaagagaacagagaagagacaggatCCAGTGAGGTTCTCAGAAGGACAAATGCTACTAGGAGGGATGAAGAGGTTAGTGATGAGGATGGACAGAAGCAAAAAGACAGTTGGCTGAGCAGACCCTGAGAAGGAAACCAAAAGCAGGATTGGCCAGTACCTGGGTTTTGCTGCCATCAGCATCCTCTTCCCCTCGGTCCTTATCAGCCGCTGTCCGCTTGCTGCTGGGTTTCCAGGCCTTCTCTGCTTTGTTCAGCTTTATATCTTCAGTCATTAACACTGTGGCAATAATCTTGCGCGGTTCCTTCCGGGGGCCCTGCTGAGAGCGCCGGGGTCCCAGACCAGCCTGCTAAGAAAGGAGGACAAGAGAAGATACAGCAGTCAGCACAACCTGAGCCACCACTACCACTCATCTCTAGAGCAGGCTTCTCGTTCCTGAGATACAGAGGGCCACACACAAACCCACTCCTTGCCACTGCCATTCTGCCCCTCCAGCCAGCCCCACTCACCGGCCCTCGGGGCAGCTCCCCACCTGGCCCACCCCTTGGGGGCCCACGGCTGCTGAGGGCTGGTCGGCCAAGGTTGGCAAAGGATGGAGTGAAGTCTGGGCCACAATTTATGCCCTGAAGTCTAGCAGGATCTAGTGGCCGCAGTGGTGTTTTATTGGCCTGTGAAGAGGACAGAGAAGGTATCAGAGACAAGCTACAGCTACTAACTGCTCTTTCAGGATCTTAGTCTCCTCCCCAACCAATCATTTACTACAAACTTGGCCTCCCCTCAAGCCCACCAACCTTATccaacaccacatcactgatatGGGGCAGTCCCTCTGGCTTCTGCATACTGgcaaagatgaactgaaagccAAGCAGGAACTCACGGTCATAGCGCTTTTTCTCCTCAAGGTTCAGAGGCTTCCACTGATCTGTAAGGAGGACTGGATGAACCAACCCCACTCTTGTCTCCTGAGGCTCTATACAAGAACACTCACCCCTCACACCCCCCTCCAGCATACTTGACTTATATCCACCCCTCACACCCCCCTCCAGCATACCTGACTTATACTCATACTTCTGTTCCCCAGGCTGGATGTTCTCAGCATTgtgaattttctcttcctttgagTCCCAGGTCTCATCTGCTTCCTCAGGTCGTGGGGGCACACTGCCGCCCTCAGGCTCTGGACCGGGGTTGTTGCCTACAGGAGGCTGATTTTCCACCTCTGGTACTCCTGGGTTTGCCTGTAACCATGACAGTCATGTGGTTGCAGTATGACCACTGTTCAAACCCAAAGTCTGCCCTCTACTACTATACGCTCCCTTACCTCCTTGAAGGCATCTAGAAGATCTCCTACAGCTTCCTTCTTATTGAGCTCCTTAATTTTCCGTCTCCTCTTTGGCACAGATACTGCCACTATTTAGGGAAAAGAGGAGTGGAGATAACTTTAAAAGTAcctctgagaaaaaagaacccacagtgtaagtttttttcttttcatcacacCCTCTTTAGACTTTAAATTCCTTAATCTAGCTTAGTTTCCATGATAAGGCTTCTGAACTAGACACAATGGCACAAATGGAAATCATCAATCAACAGAAAGTACCACACCCTCCAGCCTGACCCACCTCCACCATATAACCACACCTTACCTGGGGTGGCTACTGCTGCCTCCAAATTCTGGGACAGGTGGGCCAGAACAGGGGTGCTCTCTGGGGGAAGCagttcctctcctcccttctcaccctcagcttctgcttcttcctcctcctcttcctcctcctcttccatctCCTCCTCTGAAGCAGGGGAAGTTGCTGGAGGAGCCACAGCTGGAGTAGCAGAGAGGATGGCGGGGGGAGCCGATGGTGCTGGAACCTCCTCGGCCTGCTCCTTTGGCTCACTGACGGGGCTTAAGTCCACAGCTGGTGGCGAGGGGGCTCCATTGAGCAGTTCCTCAGGTTGGGCAGTTGGAGCAATGGGTGTGGAGGATTCAGAGGGAcaagcagggagaaggagaggagcaaGCTCTCGGTGTGACTCCAGCTCTGGTTCTAGGTCCTCAGATGGGACTGTGCCATTAGGCTCAGGAAGAATTTCTACCTTGGGAGATGCCAAGGGGATGGAAACCTGGAGAGGACTGGAAGAGAACTCAGATTCTGGAATTGGTTTGCTAAGTGTCACTTCTACTTCCAATATGGGTTCAGCGAGGGGAGTGGGTTCTGGAGAGACACAATATGGCTCCCCAGTTTCACAGGGCATGGGGGTTGACTCTTCTACAGACATTTGTATCATCCCCGTTGTCATAGTGTCCCCCGGAATAGAGAGGACTGCGAGATTAGGCTCAGATCCTGGTTCCAAGATTGGGGGTGGTGATGGGGTTGGAGAAGGTGATGAAGGCTGGGATTCGGAAGGGCtatgctctgtgccaggcattccTGGCCGGCCCTCAATGATTGCTCCCTGTGACCGGTCATCTGCACCAcaggaaggaaaaataagtaattaaaagcAAGTCTTTCACTGAtgctgttcctcctcctctgcctcccagccaaGGCATTCCCAACCtaacacctcccctcccccaatcttcTCCCCCTCTAAGCCTTTTTCCTTTTCACCAAAACTCCAATCCACCCTCAAAATCCCACTACCGGAAACCTAAATCATTCTCCTCTGGCTGGTACAGTCACTTTAAACTGTCACACCACTCTTCCCCATAAAACCTCTGCTCCACATGCTTACATACCTGGCCGGACAACAACAGCAACCTGGGGAGTCTCCCCATTAGCTTGAGGCTCCAGACCGACTCCCGTCTGCAGGACACAAAGGGTTACCAACTTTGCCCTGAAGAGTCCCACAACCCTTCTTTATTAGAGCCATTTTTACTTTAGCTCTGCCTAGAAATCCAGGAAAGCAGGGAAATAAATCCCTTAGTTGAAGGAAAAGACCAAAGAACTTGGGAGTCCAGGGCAGAAAAGCCATCCCAGCCATGGCATTACTCAAAGAGCAGACAATACCTGGGGAGGAGTGGGTGTGGAGGCGGTTCGGGCCCCAGACATAATTTCCTCCGTGATATCCTTCCCTCCTTGGTTTGGATCTCGAATTCGGATCTGGGGAAAGAAAGCTATAGGATAAGTGGGaagcaggaggagcccacttctCCACCCTGCTCCACGCCTAAGACTCCAGGTGAACCCTCCACACCCCACTAGGAAGCAGGTGGTTGGGTGCCAGAAACCCCATGAGTTCTACTGTCAACCCATCCAGCTGCTCTTGTAGTCCCCTGCCCTGGTCCCTACCCAAGAGGCCCTTGACCTCACAGAGCAGCCCTGTACATCAcaatgcccctccctccctcattgcTGCTCCACCAATGTCCCCAAGGCAGTGGCTGCACACCCAGGGGCCCAAGACCCCCATCTAGCACCCATACGGCTCACTTGTGGCTAGTCGGTCTGATCTCTGGGGGCAGGGCCCAGATCCAGTGGGTGGAGCCAGGGTGACTCAGCGGCTTCCCCAGCCCTGGCACCCTATTCTGGGCACCACGCCCAGGGCTTGAGGATTGAGCAGAGGCGGAGACCTCAAGAGCTTCCAggactggggggtggggatggggccaCAGAAAACTAAGCATTTCTAAAGCAAGCCACCAGAAACTCAAAACCAAACATAAATCTTATGGACCCCAGAACCCAGGTCTCTCAGGAATTTTCCCACTAACCACTTCAGTCTTCAGATGAGCTTATTCTACACTGTAATCTTAGTACCTTACAAGGAATCTAAGCACTTCACAGATCCCCATTCTTTGCCCATTCCAAATGAAGATCTTCCTCAATTTCCTGCTCCCTGACCCACAATGCGCCTGGCCTTGATTCTCCCTTTCCCAGACGTCCTAGAACCCCTTGTTGCTACTCACCGTTTTCCGCTCCCTCTTGGGAGCAATCTGCGGTGGCTGGTTTATCAAAACTGGGGCGGGGGCCACACCAGTCGGAAACTGCTGTACACCTTGGGCTGGGTAGTAGGTGCCAgcttggggggaggagagagacacacagaaaagTAGAATAGTAGCAGCGTCAGGGCCCAACCATATACAAATGCCTGCTTGAGCACCTCCCAGCCCTAGAACCTCTCATCACCCACAGCCAGCCCCTTGTCCtgccccaccctcctccccaaGGGAATTAGGTGTCTGTCAAAGCTGGAGAACCAGTCTGAACTGCATTTACAAGGATTCCTGacactgacacacacacccctttataGGCAGGCACCCATTCCCCACCATACACCAGCCACCAGGattctgtctgttcctcttctACCAGTAACATGCTGTATGTATACCCCACCCCTAGGGCACCACATACATATACACTCCAAGAGAGCAGTAACTACTTAACCTGAAACAGAATCAGGGCTTTGGCTGGGAATGAGAAAAAGAGATTTGCCAACCATATCCACTCAACCTGAGTCCAGTTCCAGTCTCCAGCCCTTTGCTCAGGggcaaggaaataaaaagtaacattatGAACCAGGCCCAGAATGAGGAAAAATTAATTCCTTAAAGCAATGGTCTCCAAAATGGGATGCATTCTTTAATCTCATCCATAATCTCTACTTATTATTTTTCACCAGCAACATAAAGTATTATTTGTTTAAACTAtgcaaacatataaacaaaaacataacatATGTTAAAGTTACACACTCAAAATTTTTCCTGATGATCAAAAAGTTTGGAAACCACTGCCATAAAGAACAGACTAATCCTTTcctagaatataaataaaaaacagctaCAAAAATCTCCCAAACGCATGTTACATGGGATCCTCCCAACTATGGAACCAGTGTCACCAGGAATGTTTACTAACAGGTCTGATCCAATCTTCCTTGAGGTGGGAAAGACTCCAACTCTCAGGAATAGGATAAAATCCCCAACCACCCCCACACACGTATCCCTTCTACCTACTAACCACATCATTTTTAGACCAAGGGACAGACTGGAAAGTCTTAGGAATTAGTGACTTTAGATGTTCCCTTGGACTCACTCTCGCCTGACTCGCCCCTACCCCCCACTTACCATAGGTCCCAAACTCTGTAGGGCTTGCACCCGGATAGAAGCTCGGGGCTCCTGGCTGCACAGGATACTGCTGTGTCGGAACAACGTATGTGGAACGGCCCTGGTGGAGTGGGAaggcggaggggaggggaaagaaggagtTGAAGAAGCTGAGTACCAAATCGGACTACTAAGAGAATGTAGAGCAAGATAGGACAAGCCGACTCTGGGCAGTGACCACAAAGAAGTCCCACCTCTGGAGAAGACAGAGATGGGACTGGAAGGTCAACAGAGGGAAGGTGAGGGTTGGGGTACAAGGTTCTGTGGCTTCCAGCTCCCAAGCCTCCAGCCTCACCTGTCCAGGGATGTAGTAGGCTCCCTGGGAGGCTGAGTAGGAGATCTGGGAAGGGATCATCATTACTTGGGATCCAGCAGGGTAGACATGGGCAGCTGGGCCAGGGCGGGCGGGGGCTGCACTCTGCACTCGGGAAGCTGCACTGCTCGGGGGCTGGGCCCGGCTGGGGTAGAAGTGCTATCAAGAGGGAGGAAGGCAGTTGATACTGGGAAGGGGAGGAAGTGGACAGCACAATGCCCACTATGCGATGTTCCTAGTCTGCAGATAAGTACCAGGGGCTTTGAACATAGGGACTAGTCCTTCTAATATCCACTTGACCAAATGATGGTTAAGTGGCCTCTTGTCTCACATACTCCCTCCACACTGAGGTATATACACTTTGCACCCTGTTTATTTACTTCCTCACTGCCATGCATATTCATGTCACCTCCACGAGGCTACCCCTCCGCAGAGGCTTCCCAACATCCAGACACATCATGCCTAAGTAAAGCCCTTTCTGGCAACATACGGCCCAGCATGCACTGCTACCACCCTAAGGTACTGAGGAATTAACCACTATCATGCAAAGGTGGGTCACCCAGTTCCCAGGCACACACGCAAGATTTAGCCCCAAACATGCATCAGTCAGCTGCAAACTGACAACCTGGACAGGAAACAAGTTCCCACCCTGAAACCTCCAGTCCCTAGGTCTAGCCTGACTAAGGCAAAGTAAGGGTGAGAGACCAGAGGGTAAAAGTAAGACCAGGAGAGGGTCCAGAATTAGCAAAGGGGTATTACCTGCAGAGACCTGAATCCTCCCTGAGAGCACATggggacaggaaagaagagaattaTCCCCaaggtgatggggggggggggggcaatggaGGAAGTAGGACAAGAATCCTCCCACTTAGTGAGGAAGAATTTAGGGAACAGAGAAAGGCAAGAACCAGCTGGAGTGTTTATCTTGCCATAGTACAAAG
It encodes:
- the EIF4G1 gene encoding eukaryotic translation initiation factor 4 gamma 1 isoform X1 translates to MNKAPQPTGPPPAPSPGLPQPAFPPGQTAPVVFSTPQATQMNTPSQHRQGGFRSLQHFYPSRAQPPSSAASRVQSAAPARPGPAAHVYPAGSQVMMIPSQISYSASQGAYYIPGQGRSTYVVPTQQYPVQPGAPSFYPGASPTEFGTYAGTYYPAQGVQQFPTGVAPAPVLINQPPQIAPKRERKTIRIRDPNQGGKDITEEIMSGARTASTPTPPQTGVGLEPQANGETPQVAVVVRPDDRSQGAIIEGRPGMPGTEHSPSESQPSSPSPTPSPPPILEPGSEPNLAVLSIPGDTMTTGMIQMSVEESTPMPCETGEPYCVSPEPTPLAEPILEVEVTLSKPIPESEFSSSPLQVSIPLASPKVEILPEPNGTVPSEDLEPELESHRELAPLLLPACPSESSTPIAPTAQPEELLNGAPSPPAVDLSPVSEPKEQAEEVPAPSAPPAILSATPAVAPPATSPASEEEMEEEEEEEEEEAEAEGEKGGEELLPPESTPVLAHLSQNLEAAVATPVAVSVPKRRRKIKELNKKEAVGDLLDAFKEANPGVPEVENQPPVGNNPGPEPEGGSVPPRPEEADETWDSKEEKIHNAENIQPGEQKYEYKSDQWKPLNLEEKKRYDREFLLGFQFIFASMQKPEGLPHISDVVLDKANKTPLRPLDPARLQGINCGPDFTPSFANLGRPALSSRGPPRGGPGGELPRGPQAGLGPRRSQQGPRKEPRKIIATVLMTEDIKLNKAEKAWKPSSKRTAADKDRGEEDADGSKTQDLFRRVRSILNKLTPQMFQQLMKQVTQLAIDTEERLKGVIDLIFEKAISEPNFSVAYANMCRCLMTLKVPTTEKPTVTVNFRKLLLNRCQKEFEKDKDDDEVFEKKQKEMDEAATAEERGRLKEELEEARDIARRRSLGNIKFIGELFKLKMLTEAIMHDCVVKLLKNHDEESLECLCRLLTTIGKDLDFEKAKPRMDQYFNQMEKIIKEKKTSSRIRFMLQDVLDLRRSNWVPRRGDQGPKTIDQIHKEAEMEEHREHIKVQQLMAKGSDKRRGGPPGPPISRGLPLVDDGGGWNTVPISKGSRPIDTSRLSKITKPGSIDSNNQLFAPGGRLSWGKGSSGGSGAKPSDAASEAARPATSTLNRFSALQQAVSTESTENRRVTQRSSLSRERGEKAGSERGGDRGDRLDRSRTPATKRSFSKEVEERSRERPSQPEGLRKAASLSEDRDRGRDAVKREATLPPMSPPKAALSEEELEKKSKAIIEEYLHLNDMKEAVQCVQELASPSLLFIFVRHGIESTLERSAIARERMGQLLHQLLCAGHLSTAQYYQGLCETLELAEDMEIDIPHVWLYLAELVTPILQDGGVPMGELFREITKPLRPLGKAASLLLEILGLLCKSMGPKKVGTLWREAGLSWKEFLPEGQDVGAFIAEQKVEYTLGEESEGPGQRLLSPEELSRQLERLFKEGSSNQQVFDWIEANLTEQQVASNTLVRALMKTVCHSAILSETPCRVDVEVLKARAKLLQKFLCDEQKELQALYALQALVVTLEQPPNLLRMFFDTLYDEDLLKEEAFYSWESSKDPAEQQGKGVALKSVTGFFKWLREGEEESDHN